A stretch of the Synechocystis sp. PCC 7338 genome encodes the following:
- the glpX gene encoding class II fructose-bisphosphatase: MDSTLGLEIIEVVEQAAIASAKWMGKGEKNTADQVAVEAMRERMNRIHMRGRIVIGEGERDDAPMLYIGEEVGICTREDAKSFCNPDELVEIDIAVDPCEGTNLVAYGQNGSMAVLAISEKGGLFAAPDFYMKKLAAPPAAKGHVDIDKSATENLKILSDCLNRSIEELVVVVMDRPRHKELIQEIRNAGARVRLISDGDVSAAISCAFSGTNIHALMGIGAAPEGVISAAAMRCLGGHFQGQLIYDPEVVKTGLIGESREGNLERLASMGIKNPDQVYNCEELACGETVLFAACGITPGTLMEGVRFFHGGVRTQSLVISSQSSTARFVDTVHMKESPKVIQLH, encoded by the coding sequence GTGGACAGCACCCTCGGTTTAGAAATTATTGAAGTCGTAGAACAAGCGGCGATCGCCTCGGCAAAATGGATGGGTAAAGGTGAAAAAAACACCGCCGACCAAGTGGCTGTAGAAGCCATGCGGGAACGGATGAATAGAATCCACATGCGGGGCCGCATCGTCATTGGCGAGGGGGAAAGGGATGACGCACCCATGCTCTACATCGGTGAAGAAGTGGGCATTTGCACCAGGGAAGATGCCAAATCCTTCTGCAATCCCGACGAATTGGTAGAAATTGATATTGCCGTTGACCCCTGTGAAGGTACCAACCTAGTGGCCTATGGTCAAAACGGTTCCATGGCGGTGTTGGCCATTTCTGAAAAAGGTGGTTTGTTTGCCGCTCCCGATTTCTATATGAAAAAACTGGCGGCCCCCCCAGCGGCCAAAGGTCATGTGGACATCGACAAATCCGCCACCGAAAACCTGAAAATCCTTTCCGACTGCCTCAACCGTAGCATTGAGGAATTAGTGGTGGTGGTCATGGACCGTCCTCGCCATAAAGAGTTGATCCAAGAAATCCGCAATGCCGGCGCTCGGGTACGCCTCATCAGTGATGGAGACGTTTCTGCTGCCATTTCCTGTGCTTTTTCCGGCACCAACATCCACGCTCTGATGGGTATCGGTGCTGCGCCTGAAGGGGTAATTTCCGCCGCCGCGATGCGTTGCCTTGGTGGCCACTTCCAAGGACAGTTAATTTACGATCCTGAAGTGGTTAAAACTGGCCTAATTGGTGAAAGTCGGGAAGGTAACCTAGAGCGGCTCGCTTCCATGGGCATTAAAAATCCTGATCAGGTTTACAACTGCGAAGAATTGGCCTGTGGCGAAACGGTTTTATTTGCCGCCTGTGGCATCACCCCCGGCACTTTGATGGAAGGGGTACGCTTCTTCCATGGTGGGGTACGCACCCAAAGCTTGGTCATTTCTAGTCAGTCCAGCACG
- a CDS encoding M48 family metallopeptidase yields MTESVISPEDAFNQAIARYNGGEGPETLIPVFKEIADSSPKNATVWACLAWLYLLDDKPTLAFKAAQRSVKIDGYHPQARVNYALAMLANKKTGVREQVELAAQMMSFDQEIAAGVMESLDDGLQRKPDWRDIERIKKWLTE; encoded by the coding sequence ATGACTGAGTCCGTAATCTCCCCAGAAGATGCCTTCAACCAGGCGATCGCCAGATATAACGGGGGGGAAGGCCCCGAAACCCTGATTCCGGTATTTAAGGAAATTGCCGATAGCTCCCCGAAAAATGCCACGGTGTGGGCTTGCCTTGCTTGGTTGTATCTCCTGGACGACAAACCAACTTTGGCTTTCAAGGCGGCCCAGCGGTCGGTAAAAATCGACGGCTACCACCCCCAGGCCAGAGTTAACTATGCCTTGGCCATGCTGGCTAATAAAAAGACCGGTGTGCGGGAACAGGTGGAGTTGGCAGCCCAAATGATGTCCTTTGATCAGGAAATTGCCGCTGGGGTGATGGAAAGCTTGGATGACGGTCTCCAGCGCAAGCCCGATTGGCGCGACATTGAACGGATTAAAAAATGGCTGACGGAGTAG
- a CDS encoding thioredoxin family protein — protein MTPAKIRNALLAVVAIALSAALYLGFQTQSQGTSLEAQAQRAIPLATALENGRPTLVEFYANWCTSCQAMAPDLAELKKNYGGSVNFAMLNVDNNKWLPEVLRYRVDGIPHFVYLDDTGTAIAESIGEQPLGVLEQNITALLAHEPIPYANVTGQTSVVENRTIEADPTSPRTHGNPRPS, from the coding sequence ATGACCCCGGCCAAAATTCGTAACGCCTTATTAGCCGTGGTGGCGATTGCCCTGAGTGCGGCCCTTTATCTCGGTTTCCAAACCCAAAGCCAGGGTACTTCCCTGGAAGCCCAAGCTCAGCGGGCCATCCCCCTGGCCACCGCTTTGGAGAATGGTCGCCCCACCTTGGTAGAATTCTATGCCAATTGGTGTACTAGCTGCCAAGCCATGGCCCCGGATTTAGCGGAGTTAAAGAAAAACTATGGCGGGTCGGTCAACTTTGCCATGCTCAATGTGGACAACAATAAATGGTTGCCGGAAGTGTTGCGCTATCGGGTGGATGGTATTCCCCATTTTGTTTACCTGGATGACACCGGCACGGCGATCGCCGAGAGCATTGGAGAACAACCTTTGGGAGTGTTGGAGCAAAACATCACCGCCCTGTTAGCCCACGAACCGATCCCCTACGCCAATGTGACAGGCCAAACTTCGGTGGTGGAAAACCGAACCATTGAAGCTGACCCCACCTCTCCCCGTACTCACGGCAACCCCCGCCCCAGTTAG
- a CDS encoding riboflavin synthase subunit alpha: protein MLVLSILSLALASFSAILCFTVQEDVIRASLGCVAVLSILVTLFFAPWALKLTLAAVPFGVERFYRLSQNAPME, encoded by the coding sequence ATGTTGGTACTTTCCATCCTGTCTTTGGCCTTAGCCTCTTTTTCTGCCATCCTTTGCTTCACTGTGCAGGAAGACGTAATCAGGGCCTCGTTAGGATGTGTGGCAGTGTTATCCATTTTAGTCACCCTGTTTTTTGCTCCCTGGGCCTTAAAGCTGACCTTGGCCGCAGTTCCCTTCGGTGTGGAGCGATTTTATCGTTTAAGTCAAAACGCTCCCATGGAATAG
- a CDS encoding DUF3082 domain-containing protein — protein MTEPAPKLAKTEPVPPTPLRCLVGSGISASLAWGLYLLTSAIAVSFASKPVLSDKAIVQRIASAVRTLVLGLASMGTFIFAFVAIGLILLMIQLIVQKRPSGNDGGS, from the coding sequence ATGACTGAACCTGCCCCCAAACTAGCCAAAACGGAGCCAGTACCTCCCACTCCCCTGCGCTGTTTAGTTGGGTCAGGCATTTCCGCTTCCCTGGCCTGGGGGTTGTATTTGCTGACTTCGGCGATCGCCGTTAGTTTTGCCAGTAAGCCGGTGTTATCCGACAAGGCCATTGTCCAGCGCATTGCTTCAGCAGTGAGAACTTTGGTGCTGGGCTTAGCTTCCATGGGCACCTTTATCTTTGCCTTTGTGGCGATCGGCCTAATTTTGTTGATGATCCAATTAATTGTGCAAAAACGACCCTCCGGTAATGATGGAGGGAGCTAA
- the glcD gene encoding glycolate oxidase subunit GlcD: protein MTVSSPVNSTVDLIPQLEKILGQDGVIKRKDELFTYECDGLTGYRQRPALVVLPRTTEQVAAIVKLCHDRQIPWIARGAGTGLSGGALPGVDSLLIVTTRMQKILAVDYDNQIIVVQPGVVNNWVTQTVSGAGFYYAPDPSSQIVCSIGGNIAENSGGVHCLKYGTTTNHVLGLKLVIPDGSIVEVGGQITEMPGYDLTGLFIGSEGTLGIATEITLKILKTPESICVVLADFLSLEATAQSVADIIAAGIVPAGMEIMDNFSINAVEDVVATNCYPRDAAAILLVELDGLPIEVELNQAKVEEICRNNGARNTAIAYDQETRLKMWKGRKAAFAAAGKLSPSYFVQDGVVPRTQLVQILADINALSQKYGFPIANVFHAGDGNLHPLILYDQKVPGAWEKVEELGGEILKRCVELGGSLSGEHGIGMDKNCFMPNMFNEVDLETMQWVRHCFNPDNLANPGKLFPTPRRCGEVANAQRFNLGQDEKMGEIY, encoded by the coding sequence ATGACTGTATCTTCCCCAGTGAATTCCACCGTTGACCTTATCCCCCAGCTTGAAAAAATATTGGGTCAAGATGGGGTAATTAAACGCAAAGATGAGCTCTTCACTTATGAATGCGACGGTTTAACAGGCTATCGACAACGGCCGGCCCTGGTGGTTTTACCCCGCACAACGGAGCAGGTGGCCGCAATAGTTAAACTCTGCCACGATCGCCAAATTCCTTGGATCGCTAGGGGGGCTGGCACAGGGTTGTCGGGGGGAGCCTTACCGGGGGTAGATAGTCTGTTAATTGTCACCACTCGCATGCAAAAAATTTTGGCAGTGGATTACGACAACCAGATCATTGTTGTCCAACCCGGGGTGGTAAACAACTGGGTCACCCAAACCGTTAGTGGCGCAGGTTTTTACTATGCTCCCGATCCTTCTAGTCAGATTGTTTGCTCCATCGGCGGTAACATTGCCGAGAACTCCGGCGGCGTCCATTGTTTGAAGTACGGCACCACCACCAACCATGTGCTGGGGTTAAAGCTGGTCATTCCCGACGGTTCCATTGTGGAAGTGGGGGGACAAATTACAGAAATGCCTGGCTATGATCTAACTGGCTTATTTATCGGGTCGGAAGGAACCCTAGGCATTGCCACGGAAATCACCCTAAAAATTCTTAAAACCCCAGAATCTATCTGTGTTGTATTAGCGGATTTTCTTTCCCTCGAAGCCACGGCTCAATCTGTAGCCGATATCATTGCAGCGGGTATTGTCCCGGCGGGCATGGAAATTATGGACAATTTCAGCATCAACGCCGTGGAAGACGTAGTTGCCACCAATTGTTACCCCAGGGATGCGGCGGCCATTCTTTTAGTGGAACTGGACGGTCTGCCCATTGAAGTGGAATTAAACCAAGCCAAAGTAGAGGAAATTTGCCGTAATAATGGAGCCCGCAACACGGCGATCGCCTACGACCAAGAAACCCGCTTGAAGATGTGGAAAGGTAGAAAAGCGGCCTTTGCGGCGGCCGGTAAATTAAGCCCCAGTTACTTTGTCCAGGATGGTGTGGTACCCCGTACTCAATTGGTACAAATTTTGGCGGACATTAATGCGTTGAGTCAAAAATATGGTTTCCCCATTGCTAACGTTTTCCATGCCGGCGATGGCAATTTACACCCCCTAATTTTGTACGATCAAAAAGTGCCGGGAGCCTGGGAAAAAGTAGAAGAATTGGGAGGAGAAATTCTTAAGCGTTGCGTCGAATTGGGGGGAAGTTTATCAGGAGAACACGGCATTGGCATGGATAAGAATTGCTTTATGCCCAATATGTTCAATGAAGTAGATTTGGAAACTATGCAATGGGTAAGGCACTGTTTTAACCCTGATAATTTGGCCAATCCCGGCAAGCTTTTTCCCACTCCCCGCCGTTGTGGTGAAGTGGCCAATGCCCAAAGATTTAATTTAGGACAGGACGAAAAAATGGGGGAAATTTATTAA
- a CDS encoding PQ-loop repeat-containing protein, translating into MQQEPTNQNLRAIGWIGAFMLAVCGIPQAYECWLNGNANGLSPLFLGSWFLGEVLTLVFVLYEQARTDANMWPLLFNYAINILTIFVMIYYKVFPVI; encoded by the coding sequence ATGCAACAGGAACCAACAAATCAGAATCTCAGGGCCATCGGATGGATAGGCGCCTTTATGCTTGCGGTTTGTGGCATCCCCCAAGCCTACGAATGTTGGCTGAATGGCAATGCTAACGGCCTTTCTCCCCTATTTTTAGGCTCATGGTTTTTAGGGGAAGTGCTCACTCTAGTTTTTGTCCTTTACGAGCAGGCAAGGACTGATGCTAATATGTGGCCCCTTTTGTTTAACTATGCCATCAATATCTTGACTATTTTTGTGATGATTTATTATAAGGTGTTTCCTGTTATTTGA
- a CDS encoding PIN domain-containing protein gives MSVICLDTNIVVWGIQKRSTPDRRENIPKAEALLNQLEADRDHVIIPAPVFAELLMGCNPKDNPRVMEEISRRTRIVPFDVPASIEYGKIHINKWGLREELGIQREKMKIDMMILAVALAQKASCIYSEDDDIHKLGKEIIEVRRMPSISLQGNLLDAQNT, from the coding sequence ATGAGTGTTATTTGTCTTGATACTAACATTGTTGTGTGGGGCATCCAAAAGCGATCTACCCCCGACCGCCGAGAAAACATTCCCAAAGCAGAAGCCCTACTAAATCAGTTAGAAGCTGACCGCGATCATGTCATCATACCTGCTCCTGTTTTTGCCGAGTTACTGATGGGATGCAATCCTAAAGACAACCCAAGGGTTATGGAAGAGATTTCTCGAAGGACCAGAATAGTACCATTTGACGTTCCAGCGAGTATTGAATACGGCAAAATCCATATCAATAAGTGGGGACTGAGGGAAGAATTAGGCATCCAGCGGGAAAAGATGAAAATTGACATGATGATCTTAGCTGTTGCCCTAGCCCAGAAAGCATCCTGCATCTACTCGGAAGACGATGACATACACAAGTTGGGCAAGGAAATCATAGAGGTTCGCAGAATGCCTAGCATATCCCTTCAGGGAAATCTCCTTGATGCCCAAAATACCTAA
- a CDS encoding BMC domain-containing protein: MPTFLTMTSVPIARSPRPSYQQINQHQPSDSALGLVSTRSFPAIVGTADMMLKSSQVTLVGYEKIGSGYCTAVVRGKVADVRLAVEEGARTAEQFGQLVSKLVIPRPMPNLQAVFPIGSHLVEIAQQQRGYSRLSNRSIGLLETRGFPAMVGAADAMLKSADVQLASYEIIGDGLCTAIVRGTVANVAMAIEVGMQEAERIGELHAVMIIPRLLEDLEHTLPVATYWLDENEPLPMLLPNQVREKQRQLVALPELEKAVVPQRQAEPLPIQEKIEAPLILEKEAEKPIVEVLSPEID, encoded by the coding sequence GTGCCGACTTTCTTAACAATGACCAGCGTCCCTATTGCCCGTTCCCCTCGCCCCAGTTATCAGCAAATAAATCAGCATCAGCCCAGTGATAGTGCCCTAGGGTTAGTCTCCACCAGGAGTTTTCCGGCGATCGTGGGGACAGCGGACATGATGCTGAAATCTTCCCAAGTGACCTTGGTGGGCTACGAAAAGATTGGTAGTGGCTACTGTACTGCAGTGGTGCGAGGCAAGGTGGCCGATGTGCGTCTGGCTGTGGAAGAAGGGGCCAGAACAGCAGAACAGTTTGGTCAGCTAGTATCAAAATTGGTCATTCCCCGGCCCATGCCCAACCTCCAGGCGGTGTTCCCCATCGGTAGTCATCTAGTGGAAATTGCCCAACAGCAACGGGGTTACAGTCGTTTGAGCAATCGCTCCATTGGCCTTTTGGAAACTAGGGGTTTTCCTGCCATGGTGGGGGCCGCCGATGCCATGCTCAAATCCGCCGATGTACAGCTAGCTTCCTACGAAATCATTGGGGATGGCCTTTGTACTGCCATTGTCCGGGGAACGGTGGCCAATGTGGCCATGGCGATCGAAGTGGGTATGCAGGAAGCGGAACGCATTGGGGAACTCCATGCAGTAATGATTATTCCTCGACTTTTGGAAGATTTAGAACATACTTTGCCCGTAGCCACCTATTGGCTAGACGAAAACGAACCCCTACCAATGTTACTGCCCAATCAAGTGCGGGAAAAACAACGGCAATTGGTGGCCTTGCCGGAATTAGAAAAGGCCGTAGTACCCCAACGTCAGGCGGAACCATTACCTATACAAGAAAAAATAGAAGCCCCTCTGATTTTAGAAAAAGAGGCGGAAAAGCCCATAGTGGAAGTGCTAAGTCCAGAAATTGATTAG
- the accB gene encoding acetyl-CoA carboxylase biotin carboxyl carrier protein yields the protein MAINFTELRELLGVISQSNITEFSLKSGDFEVSVRKDVMSGGVSVPPQAIAPPSSPVASTPVTSPEVPAPSPADQKWTAIVSPMVGTFYRAPAPDEPPFVEVGDAVSKGQGVCIIEAMKLMNEIEAEVAGQVMEIVVENGEPVEYGQTLMWIRP from the coding sequence GTGGCTATTAACTTTACGGAACTGCGGGAATTGTTGGGGGTAATTTCCCAAAGTAACATCACCGAGTTCAGCCTAAAAAGCGGCGATTTTGAGGTGTCAGTCCGTAAGGATGTTATGTCCGGCGGCGTTTCCGTTCCCCCCCAGGCCATTGCCCCCCCGTCTTCTCCTGTGGCTTCTACCCCGGTTACTTCCCCGGAAGTTCCGGCCCCGTCCCCGGCGGATCAAAAATGGACGGCGATCGTTTCCCCCATGGTGGGCACTTTTTACCGAGCCCCAGCCCCGGACGAGCCTCCTTTTGTGGAAGTGGGAGATGCAGTCAGCAAAGGCCAGGGGGTCTGCATTATTGAAGCAATGAAGTTAATGAATGAAATTGAAGCGGAAGTGGCGGGGCAGGTAATGGAAATTGTGGTGGAAAATGGGGAGCCGGTGGAATACGGCCAAACCCTCATGTGGATTAGGCCCTAA
- the efp gene encoding elongation factor P: MISSNDFRTGTSIVMDGAVWKVVEFLHVKPGKGSAFVRTKLKSVQTGNVVEKTFRAGETVPQANIEKSVMQHTYKDGDQYVFMDMETFEEVSIAPDTLGDKAKFIKEEMEVSVVTWDGTILDVELPTSVVLEIVETDPGVKGDTATGGTKPAILETGAQVMVPLFIAQGEKIKVDTRDGSYLGRDNA; this comes from the coding sequence ATGATATCCAGTAACGATTTTCGCACAGGTACAAGTATTGTGATGGACGGCGCAGTCTGGAAGGTGGTGGAATTCCTCCACGTTAAACCAGGCAAGGGTTCCGCCTTTGTCCGGACCAAGCTCAAAAGTGTTCAAACTGGCAATGTAGTGGAAAAAACTTTCCGGGCGGGAGAAACGGTGCCCCAGGCCAACATCGAAAAATCCGTCATGCAACACACCTATAAAGATGGCGATCAATATGTCTTTATGGATATGGAAACCTTTGAAGAGGTGAGCATTGCCCCAGACACCCTGGGAGACAAGGCCAAATTCATCAAAGAAGAGATGGAAGTTAGTGTGGTCACCTGGGATGGCACTATCCTCGACGTGGAATTACCCACCAGCGTGGTGCTGGAAATTGTTGAAACTGATCCCGGTGTGAAGGGGGATACGGCCACCGGCGGTACCAAGCCGGCTATTTTGGAAACCGGTGCCCAAGTGATGGTACCCCTATTCATTGCCCAGGGAGAAAAGATTAAGGTTGACACCAGAGATGGTTCCTACCTAGGACGGGACAATGCCTAA
- a CDS encoding peptidylprolyl isomerase, with protein MGALKWENFAVAPYAGEQTTIIMMQIIKIPLGIITRQGLRLGLMYLIFTLLSLTWTMPGWSLPLDQPMLLGALAQGNAITDPNAILRYALPIDNPEVRRLQDSLEDISNHIRAKRWPAIKKDVRAANLTITLKEDKILAGVPADRQSEAESLLGIIKTDLTDLAAAVEDKDKEQVIGLRQSTLTAIGDLEALMVTDFPFAIPEEFANLPQLKGRATVEMTTNKGPLTIEVDGYSAPINAGNFVDLVQRKFYDGLPFIRSEDFFVTQAGDPPGPEAGFIDPQTKQYRAIPLEILVKGEEGPIYGMTLEDAGMYLPELALPFNAYGAIALARPEMEPNGGSSQFFFFKFDTELTPPGFNLMDGRYSVFGYVVDGKETLEQLSEGDKIVSAKVVDGADNLINGNS; from the coding sequence ATGGGGGCGTTGAAGTGGGAAAATTTTGCTGTTGCCCCCTATGCTGGAGAACAAACCACAATCATTATGATGCAAATTATTAAAATTCCCCTGGGGATAATTACCCGACAGGGCCTACGGTTGGGCTTGATGTACTTGATCTTCACCTTACTATCCTTGACTTGGACTATGCCGGGCTGGAGCTTGCCTTTGGACCAGCCGATGCTGTTGGGTGCTTTGGCCCAGGGCAATGCCATTACCGATCCCAATGCCATCTTGCGCTACGCTCTGCCCATCGATAATCCAGAGGTGCGGCGTTTGCAGGATAGTTTGGAGGATATTTCTAACCACATCCGGGCGAAGCGTTGGCCGGCGATTAAAAAAGATGTGCGGGCGGCTAATCTGACCATCACCCTGAAGGAAGATAAAATTCTCGCTGGGGTGCCTGCCGATCGCCAATCGGAGGCGGAAAGCTTATTGGGCATCATCAAAACTGATTTAACTGATTTGGCCGCAGCGGTGGAAGATAAGGATAAGGAACAGGTGATTGGCCTACGTCAATCGACCCTAACGGCGATCGGGGATTTGGAAGCTCTGATGGTGACGGATTTCCCCTTTGCCATTCCCGAAGAATTTGCCAATCTGCCCCAACTGAAGGGCCGGGCCACGGTGGAAATGACCACCAATAAAGGCCCGCTGACCATTGAGGTGGATGGCTATAGCGCCCCCATTAACGCCGGTAACTTTGTGGATTTGGTGCAACGCAAATTCTATGACGGTTTACCTTTCATCCGTTCAGAAGATTTCTTTGTGACCCAGGCAGGGGATCCCCCAGGGCCAGAAGCGGGTTTTATTGATCCCCAAACTAAACAATATCGCGCCATTCCCCTAGAAATTTTAGTTAAAGGGGAAGAAGGGCCCATCTATGGCATGACCCTAGAAGATGCCGGTATGTATTTACCGGAACTGGCTTTGCCTTTCAATGCCTACGGGGCGATCGCCTTAGCCCGGCCGGAAATGGAACCCAACGGTGGTTCTTCCCAATTTTTCTTCTTTAAGTTTGATACGGAACTAACTCCGCCGGGGTTTAATTTGATGGATGGCCGCTATTCCGTTTTTGGTTACGTAGTGGATGGCAAAGAAACCTTGGAACAGTTAAGCGAAGGGGACAAAATTGTCTCGGCCAAGGTGGTTGACGGTGCCGACAATTTAATCAACGGTAATAGTTAA
- a CDS encoding o-succinylbenzoate synthase encodes MGESYQVKFYSYNFPLPNPVVTAHGHWQRRQGLIVELRNQEGKTGRGEIAPLPWFGTEDLASATDFCSSLNGRITPEQIKKIGGRLPCCGFAFGSTELELSSENLIETDPQNINYCQLLPTGKRALDYLNSGQKLTANTVKWKIAVDDFPKERDLYLQLLATLEQLPGQINLRLDANGGLTPALARQWLTLLDRQRGNSLLKVQYLEQPLPPKQIDEMFRLQRDFAIPIALDETVCSLAQLQQLYDKGWPGLYILKAAIMGDPRLLNNWLKTHPIPAIFSSVFETAIARGQVLALAQKWNLPDHAVGFAPPKEPITEATPDSV; translated from the coding sequence ATGGGGGAATCCTATCAAGTCAAGTTTTATTCCTACAATTTTCCCCTGCCTAACCCAGTGGTGACAGCCCATGGCCATTGGCAACGGCGACAGGGTTTGATTGTGGAGTTGAGAAACCAAGAGGGCAAGACTGGCCGAGGAGAAATTGCTCCCCTACCTTGGTTTGGTACGGAAGACTTAGCCAGCGCCACAGACTTTTGCAGTAGTTTGAACGGTCGGATTACCCCAGAACAAATTAAGAAAATTGGCGGTCGCCTACCCTGTTGTGGGTTTGCCTTTGGCTCAACGGAGTTAGAATTAAGCTCTGAAAATTTGATTGAAACCGATCCACAAAATATTAATTATTGTCAGTTATTGCCAACGGGAAAAAGAGCACTGGATTACCTCAATTCAGGGCAGAAATTAACTGCCAATACCGTCAAGTGGAAAATTGCAGTAGATGATTTCCCCAAAGAACGGGATTTGTATTTACAACTGCTAGCAACATTGGAGCAATTACCCGGACAAATAAATTTACGCCTCGATGCCAACGGTGGTTTAACCCCCGCCCTTGCCCGACAATGGCTAACCCTGCTTGATCGCCAAAGGGGAAATTCCCTGCTCAAAGTTCAATACCTGGAGCAACCCCTACCTCCTAAGCAAATTGATGAAATGTTTCGATTGCAACGGGATTTTGCTATCCCCATCGCCCTAGACGAAACGGTATGTAGTTTAGCCCAACTACAGCAACTCTACGATAAAGGTTGGCCGGGGCTTTACATCCTCAAAGCCGCCATCATGGGAGATCCTCGGTTACTGAACAATTGGTTAAAAACCCATCCCATACCCGCCATTTTCTCCTCCGTGTTTGAAACGGCGATCGCCAGGGGTCAAGTGTTAGCCCTGGCCCAAAAGTGGAACTTACCAGACCATGCCGTTGGCTTTGCTCCCCCAAAGGAACCAATAACAGAGGCTACCCCGGACTCGGTATGA
- a CDS encoding thioesterase family protein: protein MSDSPKPQLPPSSQGRNSLVSRPELEAVTEKWFEIMVRVQPHHTDYGGVVWHGTYLTWLETARVECLRSIGVDFADLVKLGCDLPVVSLALRYHRAIRLGQTAVIKVQMQEIQKVRLEWQNQIICLETGELCVTGKITLVAIDPAKGKIMRRLPPVVQENLLKLRQ, encoded by the coding sequence GTGAGTGATTCCCCAAAGCCCCAATTGCCCCCAAGCTCCCAAGGACGTAATAGCTTAGTTTCCCGGCCGGAACTGGAAGCTGTGACCGAAAAGTGGTTTGAGATTATGGTTCGGGTGCAACCCCACCACACCGATTATGGCGGCGTTGTTTGGCATGGCACCTACCTGACTTGGTTGGAAACCGCCCGAGTGGAATGTTTGCGGTCCATTGGGGTGGATTTTGCCGACTTGGTCAAACTGGGCTGTGATTTGCCCGTGGTGAGTCTGGCCCTCCGCTACCACCGCGCCATCCGCCTAGGACAAACGGCAGTGATTAAGGTGCAAATGCAAGAAATCCAGAAAGTACGGCTGGAATGGCAGAATCAAATTATTTGCCTAGAAACCGGGGAACTCTGTGTGACTGGCAAAATTACCCTAGTGGCGATCGACCCAGCCAAGGGAAAAATTATGCGCCGTTTACCGCCAGTGGTGCAGGAAAATTTATTAAAGCTGAGACAGTGA